The following proteins come from a genomic window of Terribacillus aidingensis:
- the queD gene encoding 6-carboxytetrahydropterin synthase QueD has translation MIQQIYPQVQHDYSYELNKDLHFAAAHSIQHPDAGKCQQVHGHTYFANVTIAGDELDDSGFLFNFSTIKALIHKKFDHTLLNDHTDVFGKDDFPTTEVMARKIYELIQRELDQLPHQPKCLQVFLRETPTSYCVYRPKRGTENGK, from the coding sequence ATGATCCAGCAAATTTATCCGCAAGTGCAGCATGACTATAGCTACGAACTGAATAAGGATCTGCATTTCGCTGCAGCACACAGCATCCAGCATCCGGATGCCGGTAAATGCCAGCAGGTGCATGGCCATACGTATTTCGCCAATGTTACGATTGCCGGAGATGAATTGGATGACAGTGGATTTTTATTCAATTTCTCTACAATCAAAGCATTGATTCATAAGAAATTCGACCATACCTTATTAAATGACCACACGGATGTATTCGGAAAAGACGATTTCCCGACAACAGAAGTGATGGCGCGTAAAATTTATGAATTGATTCAACGAGAGCTGGATCAGCTGCCTCATCAGCCTAAGTGCCTGCAAGTCTTCTTGCGTGAGACACCGACCAGCTATTGCGTATACCGACCAAAGCGAGGAACAGAGAATGGCAAGTAA
- the queC gene encoding 7-cyano-7-deazaguanine synthase QueC, producing the protein MKKGKAIVVFSGGQDSTTCLFWAMEQFEEVEAVTFNYNQRHSLEIEVAEQIAKEQGIRHHVLDMSLLNQLAPNALTRDDIEIEQQEGELPSTFVPGRNLVFLSFAAILAHQVGAKHLVTGVCETDFSGYPDCRDIFVKSLNVSLNLSMDKDFVIHTPLMWLDKAETWELADQLGQLDYVKEKTLTCYNGIIAEGCGECPACKLRQNGLDQYEAKKAEQV; encoded by the coding sequence ATGAAGAAGGGTAAAGCCATCGTCGTATTCAGCGGCGGTCAAGATAGTACAACTTGCTTGTTTTGGGCTATGGAACAGTTCGAGGAAGTGGAAGCTGTTACGTTCAACTATAATCAGCGCCACAGTTTGGAAATCGAGGTAGCCGAACAAATAGCGAAAGAACAAGGCATCAGACATCATGTATTGGATATGTCTCTATTGAATCAGCTTGCACCAAACGCATTGACAAGAGACGATATCGAAATCGAACAGCAAGAAGGAGAACTGCCGTCCACATTCGTACCGGGACGTAATCTAGTATTTCTATCCTTCGCAGCTATCCTGGCACATCAAGTGGGCGCAAAGCATCTTGTAACAGGTGTTTGTGAAACAGACTTCAGCGGCTACCCAGACTGCCGGGATATCTTCGTGAAATCTTTGAATGTATCTCTTAATCTATCAATGGATAAAGATTTCGTCATCCATACACCGCTTATGTGGCTGGATAAAGCAGAAACATGGGAATTGGCAGATCAGCTGGGCCAGCTTGACTATGTGAAAGAGAAAACACTTACTTGCTACAACGGCATCATTGCTGAGGGCTGCGGAGAGTGCCCGGCTTGTAAGCTGCGCCAAAACGGTCTTGATCAATATGAAGCGAAAAAGGCGGAACAAGTATGA
- a CDS encoding DUF3817 domain-containing protein, giving the protein MQATLKWFRIIGFLEGTSLLLLLFMAMPLKYMMDIPIFVTYIGAIHGGLFVLYVVWTGYTTLKVRWGLKWAILALLASVIPFGYYIFDMRLQKTEYA; this is encoded by the coding sequence ATGCAAGCGACATTGAAATGGTTCCGTATCATCGGATTTCTCGAAGGGACTTCCTTGCTTTTGTTATTGTTCATGGCAATGCCTTTAAAATACATGATGGATATACCGATCTTCGTCACCTACATAGGTGCCATCCACGGCGGTTTGTTCGTTTTGTATGTCGTTTGGACCGGATACACTACTCTGAAAGTCCGCTGGGGCTTGAAATGGGCAATTTTAGCCTTGCTAGCATCTGTTATTCCATTCGGATATTACATCTTCGATATGAGATTACAAAAAACAGAATACGCATAA
- a CDS encoding carbon-nitrogen family hydrolase: MKLALIQHDIVFGDPEANYSKVEALITEAQENADVLVLPELWTTGYDLTRLDNISDTEGETTKCFISRLAKTYQKYIVAGSIAKQTEAGVYNTMLVFGPAGELLHEYDKAHLFRLMDEEKFLTQGDKSASFSIGNKRAAGVICYDIRFPEFIRTHMIHDQQVLFVVAEWPKPRLNHWRALLLSRAIENQCYVVACNRAGSDPANEFAGHSLIIGPWGEIIAEAGEEATILYGEADLDQVDDVRSRIPVFQDRRPSIYDVK; the protein is encoded by the coding sequence ATGAAACTTGCTTTAATTCAGCATGATATCGTTTTTGGTGATCCGGAAGCCAACTACAGCAAAGTGGAAGCATTAATAACAGAAGCACAGGAAAATGCGGATGTTCTCGTGCTGCCTGAGCTTTGGACAACTGGTTATGACCTGACAAGGCTTGATAACATTAGTGATACAGAGGGAGAAACGACGAAATGCTTCATCAGCAGACTAGCTAAGACATATCAAAAATACATTGTCGCTGGTTCCATCGCCAAGCAGACCGAAGCAGGTGTCTATAATACGATGCTTGTCTTCGGACCTGCTGGTGAGCTGCTGCATGAATATGATAAAGCGCATTTATTCCGGTTGATGGATGAAGAGAAGTTTCTGACCCAAGGCGACAAATCTGCCTCCTTTTCCATAGGAAATAAGCGAGCAGCTGGTGTCATCTGCTATGACATCCGCTTTCCTGAATTCATCCGTACGCATATGATTCACGATCAGCAAGTGCTATTCGTCGTTGCGGAGTGGCCGAAGCCGCGACTCAATCACTGGCGGGCGCTTCTGCTCAGCCGAGCAATCGAAAACCAATGCTACGTCGTTGCTTGCAATCGTGCAGGAAGTGATCCAGCTAATGAATTTGCAGGACACAGCTTGATCATCGGACCATGGGGCGAAATCATTGCTGAAGCTGGAGAGGAAGCAACCATTCTTTATGGTGAAGCAGATCTTGATCAAGTGGATGACGTGCGCAGCCGCATCCCCGTGTTTCAGGACAGGCGTCCGTCCATCTATGATGTGAAATGA
- the ddlA gene encoding D-alanine--D-alanine ligase: MGKTKVGIVFGGKSAEHEVSLQSAKNIADAIDKNKYDVVLIGIDKEGKWQLNDKADYLLNAHDPKNIELKPSGQGIAVVPGLKEKQLVNPSQGAVLDQVDVIFSILHGTLGEDGSMQGMLRIANLPYVGPNVLSSAVCMDKDIAKRLLKEAGIRVANGFTFKKRQLGSIRYEEVAEVLGSTVFIKPANQGSSVGVSKAKTEEEFYKGLEEAFRYDTKVLVEEAIVGREIEVAVLGNEEPMASLPGEILPKTEFYSYESKYIDESGAELAIPAQLSESVTEQARKLAVEVFQTLDVEGLARVDFFLTEDGEFVVNEVNTLPGFTKISMYPKLWDITGISYPDLIDRLIQLAIERHKRDNELSNAAFQQL, encoded by the coding sequence GTGGGTAAAACAAAAGTAGGAATCGTCTTCGGCGGAAAATCCGCTGAGCATGAAGTATCCTTACAATCCGCAAAAAATATTGCCGATGCAATTGATAAAAATAAATATGATGTTGTTCTGATTGGAATTGATAAAGAAGGAAAATGGCAGCTGAATGACAAGGCAGACTATCTGTTGAATGCACATGATCCGAAAAATATCGAACTGAAGCCTTCCGGGCAAGGTATTGCAGTTGTTCCTGGTTTGAAGGAAAAGCAGCTCGTCAATCCAAGTCAAGGCGCTGTTCTTGATCAAGTAGATGTTATCTTCAGTATCCTCCACGGAACACTCGGCGAGGATGGCAGCATGCAAGGGATGCTGCGTATCGCCAATCTCCCGTATGTAGGCCCGAATGTACTAAGTTCAGCTGTATGTATGGATAAAGATATCGCGAAACGTCTACTGAAGGAAGCTGGTATAAGAGTCGCTAATGGCTTCACCTTCAAAAAACGCCAGCTGGGATCTATCCGTTATGAAGAGGTAGCTGAAGTGCTGGGCAGTACAGTCTTCATCAAGCCCGCAAACCAAGGCTCCTCTGTCGGCGTTAGTAAAGCGAAGACAGAAGAGGAGTTCTACAAAGGCTTGGAAGAAGCTTTCCGCTATGATACAAAAGTTCTTGTCGAGGAAGCAATCGTCGGCCGTGAAATCGAAGTGGCGGTACTTGGCAATGAAGAACCAATGGCATCATTGCCTGGAGAAATTCTGCCGAAGACGGAATTTTATTCTTATGAATCCAAGTATATCGACGAATCTGGAGCAGAACTTGCTATCCCGGCTCAGCTATCCGAGTCTGTTACAGAACAAGCTAGAAAGCTGGCAGTCGAAGTATTCCAGACACTTGACGTCGAAGGGCTTGCCCGTGTCGATTTCTTCCTGACAGAAGACGGCGAATTCGTTGTGAATGAAGTGAACACACTGCCAGGTTTCACGAAAATCAGTATGTATCCGAAGCTTTGGGACATCACTGGCATTTCCTATCCAGACCTGATTGACCGTCTGATTCAGCTTGCTATCGAACGGCATAAACGTGATAACGAATTAAGCAACGCTGCTTTCCAGCAGCTTTGA
- the queE gene encoding 7-carboxy-7-deazaguanine synthase QueE encodes MASKFPILEVFGPTVQGEGMVVGQKTMFVRTAGCDYSCSWCDSAFTWDGSAKDDIRQLTAEEIWNRLEEVGGDRFRHVTISGGNPALLKNLGEFTQLLKQKDVKVALETQGSRYQPWFLEIDDLTISPKPPSSLMKTDFHRLDEIINNLREAGRLMHVSLKVVIFDEEDLRYATNVHKRYPDVSFYVQVGNHDTATLDDAALKDALLSKYEWLIDQVSASNELNHVRVLPQLHTLVWGNKRGV; translated from the coding sequence ATGGCAAGTAAATTTCCAATTTTAGAAGTATTCGGTCCTACCGTGCAAGGAGAAGGAATGGTTGTTGGACAGAAGACGATGTTCGTTCGTACAGCAGGCTGCGACTATAGCTGCAGCTGGTGTGATTCTGCTTTTACATGGGATGGATCAGCGAAGGATGACATTCGGCAGCTGACTGCCGAAGAAATATGGAATCGCTTGGAGGAAGTAGGCGGAGATCGTTTCCGTCACGTGACTATCTCCGGGGGGAACCCTGCACTACTTAAAAATCTAGGAGAGTTCACACAGCTTTTGAAGCAGAAGGATGTGAAAGTAGCTTTGGAGACTCAGGGAAGCCGGTATCAGCCATGGTTCCTTGAGATCGACGATCTTACTATATCTCCGAAACCGCCGAGCTCGTTGATGAAGACCGATTTTCATCGTCTTGATGAGATAATCAACAATCTAAGAGAAGCTGGACGTCTGATGCATGTGAGCCTGAAAGTTGTTATATTCGACGAAGAAGACTTGCGTTATGCAACGAATGTTCATAAACGGTATCCAGATGTGAGTTTTTATGTACAAGTTGGTAATCATGATACAGCTACGTTGGATGATGCGGCATTGAAAGATGCTTTGCTGTCCAAATATGAATGGCTGATTGACCAGGTATCAGCATCCAATGAATTGAATCATGTGCGTGTCCTGCCGCAGCTTCATACGCTTGTATGGGGAAATAAACGCGGTGTATAA
- a CDS encoding pyridoxal phosphate-dependent aminotransferase, translating into MDFPFSDALKRLPEQFFAGLVHKVGLLEKEGHDIIKLGQGNPDLPTPQHIVEKLKEASDNPAYHKYSPFRGFDFLKQAVCDFYDREYGVKLDPATEVAIMFGSKTGLVEISQCLLNPGDVALLPDPGYPDYMSGIELAQARTSLMPLTAENKFLPDYTAIPAGDLEEAKMMFLNYPNNPTAATADQKFFDKTVELAKEHKICVLHDFAYGALGFDGKKPQSFLQSEGSKEVGIEMYTLSKTYNMAGWRIAFAVGNASVIESINLIQDHVYVSLFGGMQEAAAYALTADQTCVEELVHRYESRRDAFIGHLRAIGWEVPEPKGTFFVWLPVPHGYTSEEFADLLLEKAHVAVAPGNGFGEYGEGYVRAGLLDTEERLLEAAMRIEKLGIFSKA; encoded by the coding sequence ATGGATTTTCCGTTTTCGGATGCATTGAAACGTTTGCCGGAACAGTTTTTTGCCGGCTTAGTACATAAAGTAGGGTTGCTGGAGAAGGAGGGGCACGATATCATCAAGCTCGGACAGGGAAACCCTGATCTGCCGACGCCGCAGCATATCGTAGAGAAATTGAAGGAAGCCTCCGATAATCCGGCTTATCATAAATATTCACCTTTCAGAGGCTTTGATTTTCTAAAACAGGCAGTCTGTGACTTTTATGATCGGGAATACGGTGTGAAACTAGATCCCGCAACAGAAGTGGCCATCATGTTCGGCTCTAAGACAGGTTTGGTGGAGATCAGCCAATGTCTATTGAATCCAGGTGATGTGGCACTGCTTCCGGATCCCGGATATCCCGATTATATGTCCGGTATCGAACTTGCCCAAGCGCGGACATCACTCATGCCATTAACCGCAGAAAATAAATTTCTGCCTGATTATACTGCTATTCCTGCAGGTGATTTGGAAGAAGCAAAGATGATGTTCCTGAACTATCCGAACAATCCGACTGCTGCTACTGCGGATCAGAAGTTCTTCGATAAAACAGTGGAACTGGCGAAGGAACATAAGATTTGTGTATTGCATGATTTCGCTTATGGTGCACTTGGGTTTGATGGAAAAAAACCGCAGAGCTTCCTGCAGTCCGAAGGCAGTAAGGAAGTTGGCATTGAAATGTACACTCTATCCAAAACGTATAATATGGCTGGCTGGCGCATCGCCTTTGCAGTTGGTAATGCATCTGTTATTGAAAGTATCAATTTAATCCAGGATCATGTTTATGTGAGTCTGTTCGGGGGCATGCAAGAGGCGGCAGCTTATGCGCTGACAGCGGATCAGACATGCGTGGAGGAGCTTGTCCACAGGTATGAGAGCAGAAGAGATGCTTTCATTGGCCATCTACGTGCTATTGGCTGGGAGGTACCGGAGCCAAAAGGAACCTTCTTCGTTTGGCTGCCAGTTCCTCATGGTTACACGTCTGAGGAATTCGCTGATCTGCTGCTGGAAAAGGCGCATGTGGCGGTCGCTCCGGGCAATGGTTTCGGGGAATATGGGGAAGGATACGTTCGCGCTGGTTTATTGGATACAGAAGAAAGATTGCTGGAAGCAGCGATGCGGATTGAAAAGCTTGGTATCTTTTCTAAAGCATAA
- a CDS encoding DUF4385 domain-containing protein, producing the protein MGYYDHFDASTDFRKHPDKYRVGRGEQGVLMVEPYKSEILPHWRFKTPEIAEESCQKISDMFEEYRKQDDFVGMDMARKYIQMGYTRARRYANYKGGKKYKDADKTEKHDRQIDDEKAASAQVFKKKWDEIREDEDYLSRKKAHQKQYG; encoded by the coding sequence ATGGGCTATTACGATCATTTTGATGCCTCGACCGATTTTCGCAAACACCCGGATAAATACCGCGTCGGCCGCGGGGAGCAAGGTGTGCTGATGGTGGAGCCATATAAAAGTGAAATCCTGCCCCATTGGCGCTTCAAGACACCGGAAATCGCAGAGGAATCCTGCCAGAAGATTTCGGATATGTTCGAGGAATACCGTAAGCAGGATGACTTTGTCGGAATGGATATGGCCAGGAAATATATTCAGATGGGCTATACCCGTGCTCGCCGCTATGCCAACTACAAGGGCGGCAAGAAATATAAGGATGCCGATAAGACAGAAAAGCACGACCGGCAAATTGATGATGAAAAAGCAGCTTCTGCGCAAGTTTTCAAAAAAAAGTGGGACGAAATTAGAGAAGATGAAGATTATCTTTCCCGTAAGAAGGCGCATCAGAAGCAATACGGATAG
- a CDS encoding metal-dependent hydrolase, whose protein sequence is MKGITHLLIGAGAGFASATALNAEGAVTVTMTCTAAVAALVPDLDTGGILSNRITFSHKAIRNITIFIGLLLILYSMWNLFGQDRYIGLAIGAGIMVLSRVINKKFMLLITGIAVLLTGLYTGHTWVVMSGCYIGVASFLAHRSYTHSLIGLIYFYILMTFFEQETALFGTQLAGTAGYASHLLADSRIFPVNKKGVKLLLPIIKKDF, encoded by the coding sequence ATGAAAGGAATTACACATCTATTAATCGGAGCAGGCGCAGGTTTCGCCAGTGCCACCGCCTTGAATGCCGAAGGCGCTGTCACCGTCACAATGACGTGTACAGCAGCAGTTGCAGCGCTTGTACCAGATTTGGATACAGGCGGTATCCTCTCTAACCGCATCACTTTTTCGCACAAAGCCATCCGCAATATTACAATTTTTATCGGATTATTGCTCATTCTATATAGTATGTGGAATTTATTTGGCCAAGATCGTTATATCGGGTTAGCAATCGGGGCAGGAATTATGGTTCTCTCCCGCGTAATCAATAAGAAGTTCATGCTGCTGATTACAGGCATCGCTGTACTGTTGACCGGATTGTATACTGGACATACATGGGTTGTCATGAGCGGATGTTATATTGGGGTTGCATCCTTCCTTGCCCACCGGTCCTACACCCACTCCTTGATCGGACTGATCTATTTCTACATATTGATGACATTCTTTGAACAAGAGACCGCCCTATTTGGGACTCAGCTTGCCGGCACTGCCGGTTATGCAAGCCACCTGCTCGCTGATAGCAGGATATTCCCTGTGAATAAGAAAGGAGTCAAGTTGCTCCTTCCTATAATTAAAAAAGATTTCTAA
- a CDS encoding argininosuccinate synthase produces the protein MAKDKIVLAYSGGLDTSVAIKWLQDKYNYDVIAVGLDVGEGKDLDFVQEKALQVGAIKSYTVDAKAAYAEEYVLPALKANLLYEGKYPLVSALSRPLIAKVLVDIAKEEGAVAVAHGCTGKGNDQVRFDVSFTALNPDLKIVAPVREWAMSRDEEIEYAEKHGIPVPVGKESPYSVDQNLWGRSNECGILEDPWEQPPSDAFGLTVDPENAPDEAQIVTITFEKGKPVALDGEDYPLDALILKLNEIAGKHGVGRIDHVENRLVGIKSREIYECPAAVTLIAAHQELEALTMTREISQFKPIVEQKLAQTIYDGLWYSPLTKALQAFIEETQQTVSGNVKVKLYKGHALVVGRESAESLYSFDLATYKPEDKFDHDAALGFIQLWGLPTKVQAEVARQQTVQTEAPSLLKIDKKEAVKQ, from the coding sequence ATGGCAAAGGATAAAATCGTACTCGCATACTCTGGTGGTTTAGATACTTCTGTGGCAATCAAATGGCTGCAGGATAAATATAATTATGATGTTATCGCAGTTGGTTTGGATGTTGGTGAAGGCAAGGATTTGGATTTCGTACAGGAGAAAGCATTGCAGGTTGGTGCTATTAAATCTTATACAGTGGACGCAAAAGCTGCATATGCAGAGGAATATGTACTTCCAGCTTTGAAAGCAAATCTGCTTTATGAAGGAAAATATCCGCTAGTTTCTGCACTTAGCCGTCCTTTGATCGCAAAAGTGCTAGTAGATATTGCGAAAGAAGAAGGAGCGGTAGCTGTAGCTCATGGCTGCACTGGTAAAGGAAATGACCAAGTGCGCTTTGATGTAAGCTTCACAGCTTTAAATCCAGACTTAAAGATTGTTGCTCCTGTACGTGAATGGGCAATGAGCCGCGATGAAGAGATTGAATATGCAGAGAAGCACGGTATTCCAGTTCCTGTTGGGAAAGAGAGCCCGTATAGTGTCGATCAGAATCTATGGGGACGTTCCAACGAGTGCGGTATTCTGGAAGATCCATGGGAGCAGCCGCCAAGTGACGCATTTGGATTGACTGTTGATCCTGAAAATGCGCCAGATGAAGCGCAGATTGTAACAATTACATTCGAAAAAGGGAAACCAGTCGCACTTGATGGGGAAGACTATCCATTGGATGCACTTATCTTGAAATTGAACGAAATCGCAGGTAAACATGGTGTCGGACGTATCGATCATGTCGAAAATAGATTAGTAGGTATCAAATCTCGTGAAATCTATGAATGTCCGGCAGCAGTGACATTAATTGCTGCGCATCAGGAATTGGAAGCTTTGACGATGACACGTGAAATTTCCCAATTCAAACCGATTGTAGAGCAAAAGCTTGCGCAAACAATCTATGACGGACTATGGTATTCGCCGCTAACAAAAGCGTTGCAAGCATTCATCGAGGAAACGCAGCAGACAGTCTCTGGCAATGTGAAAGTGAAGCTGTACAAAGGACATGCACTTGTTGTCGGCAGGGAATCCGCGGAATCTCTATACAGCTTTGATCTGGCAACATACAAACCAGAAGATAAATTCGATCATGATGCTGCACTTGGATTCATCCAGCTTTGGGGACTTCCGACGAAAGTTCAGGCAGAGGTTGCCCGTCAGCAAACAGTACAAACGGAGGCACCATCACTATTGAAAATTGACAAAAAAGAAGCTGTGAAACAATGA
- a CDS encoding MBL fold metallo-hydrolase, which yields MNPLHTAELAEKIKAKDSVHLLDIRQESDVQDWAIDADSVKRYDIPFAAIKANPNKAREELPEHDPVYVMCYRGKSAQTAVSLLQAAGMANIVHVVGGMQAWGETISPRKVGDLTYGGEIYQFMRMGKGCLSYMVVSNGEAAVVDPARFTVVYTSFASEKGWTIKHVLDTHLHADHLSGGRKLAEETGATYWFPADDGKEATFTFSPLQDGIAIPFGKSEEGMRSVASPGHTEGSISFVVDDTFLLSGDTLFTESIGRPDLAGQAEQWVQDLHNTLYEKYPLLSLDLIVLPSHFSELSEIGSDGTVQARMEDLYRKNPRLQLQDATQFASSVLDSIPAQQPNSYQLIREANQGKAVIDSTDEADIESGPNRCAVTS from the coding sequence ATGAATCCATTGCACACAGCAGAACTGGCAGAAAAAATTAAAGCGAAAGATAGTGTTCATCTGCTTGATATCCGGCAAGAGTCAGATGTTCAGGACTGGGCGATTGATGCCGACAGCGTCAAACGATATGATATCCCGTTTGCTGCCATCAAAGCAAATCCGAATAAGGCTCGCGAAGAACTGCCAGAACATGATCCTGTCTATGTCATGTGCTATCGGGGCAAATCCGCCCAGACAGCCGTCTCCCTCTTACAAGCAGCTGGAATGGCTAATATTGTCCATGTGGTTGGCGGGATGCAAGCTTGGGGAGAAACGATCAGTCCCCGTAAAGTCGGTGATCTCACTTATGGCGGAGAGATTTACCAGTTCATGCGTATGGGGAAAGGCTGCCTATCTTATATGGTTGTCTCCAATGGAGAAGCTGCAGTAGTAGATCCAGCCAGGTTTACAGTAGTCTATACCTCCTTCGCATCAGAGAAAGGATGGACGATCAAACATGTGCTTGATACCCATCTCCATGCAGATCATTTGTCTGGCGGACGGAAGCTGGCAGAAGAAACAGGAGCGACTTACTGGTTCCCTGCTGATGATGGAAAAGAAGCGACATTCACATTCTCACCGCTGCAAGACGGTATTGCGATTCCATTCGGTAAATCCGAAGAAGGCATGCGCAGCGTTGCCTCACCAGGTCATACAGAAGGAAGCATCAGCTTTGTTGTTGATGACACATTCCTGCTTTCTGGAGATACGCTTTTTACCGAGTCGATTGGCCGTCCGGATTTAGCCGGTCAAGCAGAACAATGGGTACAGGATTTGCACAATACGTTATACGAAAAATATCCATTATTGTCGCTGGATCTGATTGTCCTTCCATCGCATTTTTCCGAGCTGTCAGAGATCGGAAGTGACGGCACCGTCCAAGCACGCATGGAAGACCTATACAGAAAAAACCCGAGACTGCAGCTGCAGGATGCAACCCAATTTGCTTCCTCCGTCTTGGATAGTATTCCTGCACAGCAGCCGAACAGCTACCAGCTGATAAGAGAAGCAAATCAAGGTAAAGCTGTCATTGACAGTACAGACGAAGCCGATATCGAATCAGGCCCAAATCGCTGCGCAGTGACCAGTTAA
- a CDS encoding iron-containing alcohol dehydrogenase family protein translates to MTINIKGAPNYYACEDNILQSLPARLKELNWTNGLLIHGDASWKAASPFLDPIDLPVKRVAYNGQCTHAEAARLADIAKDEAAQFIIGVGGGKVLDTAKAAANDAGLPVILIPTIVSNCSPWASLSVFYDEAGNFVEYTVFPRSAFMLLVEPKLLLTTPVTYLIAGIGDTLAKWYEADALTEHMSDQPLAVQISRNAARLCRDILIAEGDAAICSLQNKHADSAFLRVAETIIMAGGMVGGFGDEYGRIAGAHSIHNGLTRLPETHEQLHGNKVAYGILVQLALEEKFEEIRTLLPIYQKLGLPTVLKELGVKEDMDKAMKIAADGAVAPGESIHFMHVSDSDQVVDAMQSVETFVAANKGVTQ, encoded by the coding sequence ATGACCATCAACATAAAAGGCGCTCCGAATTATTACGCCTGCGAGGATAATATACTACAAAGCCTTCCAGCAAGACTTAAAGAATTGAACTGGACCAATGGATTGCTTATCCACGGAGATGCTTCCTGGAAAGCGGCTTCCCCGTTTCTGGATCCAATCGATTTGCCAGTGAAACGAGTAGCCTATAACGGCCAGTGCACACATGCGGAAGCAGCCAGATTAGCAGATATCGCAAAGGACGAAGCTGCTCAATTCATAATCGGTGTCGGAGGCGGAAAAGTGCTGGATACTGCCAAAGCTGCTGCCAATGATGCAGGATTGCCGGTCATCCTGATTCCAACGATTGTCTCTAACTGCTCCCCATGGGCTTCACTTAGTGTTTTCTATGATGAAGCAGGTAATTTCGTCGAATATACAGTGTTTCCGCGCAGTGCATTTATGCTGCTAGTCGAGCCGAAGCTGCTGCTAACGACACCTGTAACCTATCTGATTGCCGGTATTGGCGATACATTGGCTAAATGGTACGAAGCGGATGCACTTACCGAACACATGTCGGATCAGCCGCTTGCAGTCCAAATATCCCGCAACGCAGCTAGGTTGTGCCGGGATATCCTTATAGCGGAGGGAGATGCTGCTATTTGTTCTTTGCAAAACAAGCATGCTGACAGTGCATTTCTCCGCGTTGCAGAAACGATCATCATGGCTGGCGGAATGGTTGGCGGTTTCGGTGATGAATATGGCCGTATTGCTGGTGCTCATTCCATTCACAACGGACTGACAAGACTTCCAGAAACGCACGAGCAGCTGCACGGCAATAAAGTCGCTTACGGAATTCTTGTTCAGCTTGCACTGGAAGAAAAATTCGAAGAAATCCGCACATTGCTTCCTATCTATCAAAAGCTCGGATTGCCAACTGTACTTAAAGAGCTTGGCGTAAAAGAAGATATGGATAAAGCGATGAAAATTGCAGCAGACGGCGCTGTCGCTCCAGGGGAATCCATTCATTTCATGCATGTATCCGATTCAGATCAAGTGGTGGACGCCATGCAAAGTGTCGAGACATTCGTTGCGGCAAATAAGGGAGTGACACAATGA